One window of Desulfarculus baarsii DSM 2075 genomic DNA carries:
- a CDS encoding ABC transporter substrate-binding protein: MALALIIPSAAAADDRTGVSDDKIRVGISTPISGPAALWSTAALGMNAWATHINEGGGIHGRKIELIIKDDGYNPERTVRNLQEMKDNVFVVMGLLGSAACEAGKDFFPDNQIPLINAYGDIRIFADMPKEKHKWFFIAYPDYEDENEYLCSYGIESLGAKKIAHFYQNDDYGQKAEAGIKKAVAAAAGKAELIASVPYQVNERSMAPYAAQLKNSGADTLILTASPTHASLLIKAMAKQGYAPKVLTNFTVGDPIMYKIAGRNWEGTYVTAPGQMGMPGVDPAADRVAAILLEVDPRLKGREYLAIFGAVSMMHLAKGLELAGRDLTRQGLITAMEKIKDWKPEGMGAPVTYGPDRRQGVNAVRMSQARDGKIEPLTDFKVFAPRF, translated from the coding sequence TTGGCCCTAGCGCTGATCATCCCCTCGGCGGCGGCGGCCGACGACCGCACCGGCGTCAGCGACGACAAAATCCGCGTGGGCATTAGCACGCCGATCTCCGGTCCGGCGGCGTTGTGGAGCACCGCCGCCCTGGGCATGAACGCCTGGGCCACCCACATCAATGAGGGCGGCGGCATCCATGGCCGCAAGATCGAACTGATCATCAAGGACGACGGCTACAATCCCGAACGCACCGTCCGCAACTTGCAAGAGATGAAAGACAACGTTTTCGTGGTGATGGGCCTGTTGGGCTCGGCGGCCTGCGAGGCCGGCAAGGATTTCTTCCCCGACAACCAGATACCTCTGATCAACGCCTACGGCGACATCCGCATCTTCGCCGACATGCCCAAGGAAAAGCACAAGTGGTTCTTCATCGCCTACCCCGACTACGAGGACGAAAACGAATATCTCTGTAGTTACGGCATCGAGAGCCTGGGCGCCAAAAAGATCGCCCATTTTTATCAAAACGACGACTACGGCCAAAAGGCCGAGGCCGGCATCAAAAAAGCCGTGGCCGCCGCCGCTGGCAAGGCCGAACTGATCGCCTCGGTGCCTTATCAGGTCAACGAACGATCCATGGCCCCCTACGCCGCCCAACTCAAGAACTCCGGGGCCGACACCCTCATCCTCACCGCCTCGCCCACCCACGCCTCGCTTCTGATCAAGGCCATGGCCAAGCAAGGCTACGCGCCCAAGGTGCTGACCAACTTCACCGTGGGTGACCCGATCATGTACAAGATCGCCGGCCGCAACTGGGAGGGCACCTATGTCACCGCGCCCGGCCAGATGGGCATGCCCGGCGTCGACCCGGCGGCCGACCGCGTGGCCGCGATCCTGCTGGAAGTGGACCCACGGCTCAAGGGCCGTGAATATTTGGCTATCTTTGGCGCGGTCTCGATGATGCACCTGGCCAAGGGCCTGGAGTTGGCCGGCCGCGACCTCACCCGCCAGGGGCTGATCACGGCCATGGAAAAAATCAAGGACTGGAAGCCCGAGGGCATGGGCGCGCCGGTGACCTACGGCCCGGACCGCCGCCAGGGCGTCAACGCCGTGCGCATGAGCCAAGCCCGCGACGGCAAGATCGAGCCGCTCACCGACTTCAAGGTCTTCGCGCCGCGCTTCTAG